The following nucleotide sequence is from Strix uralensis isolate ZFMK-TIS-50842 chromosome 15, bStrUra1, whole genome shotgun sequence.
GGCTGGAAGCAAGCTTGGAGAAATCATCCAAAAAGCTGGCGCTCTCCCGCCTGCGTTTTTGTCCCAGAAATGCTGTTTTGGTGGGGCTGGGCTCTCGCAGGGGGGGTCTGTGGGTGAGCTGGTGGAGGGAAGCCCCCAGCTCCTTCTCACCCCGAAGCGGAGCGTCCTGACCCCGGCTCCGGGAGCGCGGGTGGCAGCTCCCCCAGGGACGATGCCTGGCCACCgcggtgtccccagggctgtgaCCATGGGGTTTGGCGAAGGGGCCACCAGCCAAGCTCCGCTGTGGTGCAAACAAGCCCCGGTCGGGGTAATTGGCCAGCTTATTTGCTGCCAACGTAGCCCGAAATGCTGGGGGAGTGGAAAAAACCTCTGCACAAATAGATGCTGGGAAGAGATCTGCAGCCAGGCTTGGTCTTATCTCTAATTATGTGTCTGCCTGAGCTGCAGCTGGCTCCTGGGATGTCTGGCTGTATTCGGCTCCTGGAGTTTCCCTTGAAGCCTGCTGGGAGCCCGGGCTACAAGCAGCGCCAATTAATAGCCACCCTGGGGAGAGGCAGCCGCCGTGGCAGGGAGCGGCCGTCCCACGGGACGTGGGGAGCAAACAACCCCCTGGGCGATGCCGCTGAAACACCGGGATGGGGCCAGAGGTTTCAGCTGGGGAAAGGAGCAACCCCATGAAAACatcaggagaaaattaaaacaaggaaACCCCCCACCCCGAGTGCCGGCAGGCTGGGTTTTGAAAGTCCttccttttcaaaaatgctgTAGCTGTGGTGTTGCAAAACATGGGCACCCTCGTGATCCAAAACGGCCGTTTCCACGGTCAAAAGCCAGCCGCGGGCAGGAGAGCAGCTTGCTAAAACCCGCTTCAGCCCCTCCCCACCCAAAAGGAGAAGAGAGGCAGAAATTTTCAGCTCGTGCAGAGCAAAACAACCAGCGTCAACCTGAGGCATTTTCCAGGtctgcaagcaggaaaaaaaagaccagcaAACCACGTTTCAGCTTATAGCAGGCTGGAGGGGGGTTGTGTGCGGGTTCAGCAGGGTTTTCAGTGGAAATGCTGCAGCCAGCGCTGCTGCAGCCCCCGGGCCAGCGGGTCCCTGTGGCCTGGGTGTGCTGGGCTGAAAACACTCGGGTAATGTCGCGCCCACTTTGATCAGGGATGCCTTATTTTTCCACTCTGCCGATACgtaatttgtttctgttttcagaggCCGGGAAACCCTGATTCACCCCATCCCACGGGGGAtgcttcccagggctggggggtgcggggagggctggggatgGGCCGAGCGCGTGGCGGGGGGTGGGATGCCACCCCTCTTCCCGCTCCATCCCACCCGGGTGCCTCCGACATTGGGGTGCGGGTCCCCCCTGGCCGGGGTGTCCCCGGGGCGGGGGCATTTCTACCCTCCGCCGTCTCCATCGCTCCGGCGGCTCTGCATCCCGCTCTCCTGTTGCTCAGAGATGTGGAGGCAGTTGCTAAGAGACACCGAAACGTCAGTATCTGGccctcaaggaaaaaaagagagaaaaaaaaaaaaaaaagagacagagaaagagagagacaagggaggacgaggaggaggaggggaggaaggaggtggggaaAGACCTGCTCCCATTGCCAGGCTCGGCATCAGCCTTGGCCGCGGCTGCGGGAGCCGCTTGCCCAACTTGTCGGCCTTGGGGGCGAGGGCGGCCGCCCGGGGACCCCCCATCTCAccaccccagccccacggccGTGGGGAGCCCAGCTCCACTCATCCCCCCAGCTGGCGTGAGTACCCCGGGGGACCCCCGGCACTGCTGGAGGCATCGggggcctgggaagaaggggggtGGCCGTGGCGGCGGTGtctgtccccccgccccggtaAGATGGGGCAGTGGGGCgaggatggagctggggagggcaTGGGCGAGGGAGGAAGGAGCAAAGATGGGCAGGCGGCAGCGGGGGGcgagaggaggctgggggggacCCCGGGTGGGTGCCGGGGGGGGTGCCACGGGAGAGGGCGGGGAGGGCATCCCCGGCACCgggctgagctggcagcagcgggggctggcagggaggtTGGGGAGTGGGCACCCCCCCGGCTCTGGCCACCGCCGGCTGGGTGAGCTGACCAAGGTCAGCAGGGCTGGGGGTTGGTTTTGGGCTGAAATCCCCAGGGCGTGGGGTTGGAGGAGTGGGGTGGCCCCATCACGGGTTGGGAggggggcacggggagggagCGGGTGCCCCACATGGCCACGAGCCGCGGCCCCCCCATCAGGGCGTGTGGCCAGCACGgcttcctcccacccctcttccTCGCAGGCAGCCGAAAACGGCCCGACGCCGTCCCCACCGCCGCCCCGGGGCTCGTCGTGCCCCCGGCGGGGGGGATTGATCGTACCCCCCGAATGCCGCCGGCACGCCCGCCGCATCGCTCCGGTAGCTCGttgcccggccccgctccccaccGCCGCTGCCGGCAGCCCTCGGCctgagcgggcgggcgggcggcccttTCCCCGCGGTGTCATGGCCCCTGCCACCCCGTGAGGGTCCGGGCCTCCCCGCCGGCTGGGGCTTCGCCGCCGCCCCGCCATGCTGCTGGGCCCCTGgctggtggcggcggcggcggcggcggtggcagcGGGCGCCGGGGCGGGCTGCCCGGTGCTGTGCACGTGCCGTGGGCAGGCGGTGGACTGCAGCGGGCAGCGGCTCTTCTCGGTGCCCCCCGAGCTGCCGCTGGACACCGGCAACCTCAGCCTGGCCCACAACCGCATCGCCAGCATCCCGCCGGGCTACCTGGCCTGCTACGGCCAGCTGCGGGCTCTCGACCTGCGCAACAACTCGCTGGCGGCGCTGCCGGCCGGGCTCTTCCTGGGCGCCCGGCGCTTGGCCCACCTCGACCTCAGCTACAACAACTTCAGCTCGGTGGCGGCCGACATGTTCCTGGAGGCCAGCGGGCTGCTGCGCCTCGACCTCAGCCACAACCCCGGCCTGCGGCGGGTGCACCCCCAGGCCTTCCGTGGGCTGGCGCAGCTGCGGGAGCTGGATCTCAGCTACGGGGGGCTGTCGGCCATCAGCCTGGATGCCCTggaggggctgccggggctggTGGGCTTGCGCCTGGGGGGCAACCCCTGGGTGTGCGGCTGCGCCATGGAGCCCTTCCTCAAGTGGCTGCGGGGACGCATCCAGCGCTGCGCCTCGGGTAGGTCCCGCCTGTGTCCCCCCCTTGACACCCCTCTCGTTTTGGGGGGGGCAGCTGGCCCTGACACCACTCCCTCGGCAGATTCGCAGCTGGCCGAGTGCCGGGCCCCCCCTGAGGTGGCAGGAGCCCCCCTGCTCTCCCTGACGGAGGAGAGCTTCCAGGCCTGTCACCTCACCCTGACGCTGGACGACTATCTCTTCATCGCCTTCGTTGGCTTCGTTGTCTCCATCGCCTCGGTGGCCACCAACTTCCTGCTGGGCATCACCGCCAACTGCTGCCACCGCTGGAGCAAGGCCAGCGAGGACGAGGACGTTTAGGTACCGCCGACGTCGCCGACGTCCCCCCCGACCTGGCCACCCCCCCCGCGGGGACGCCGGACTGTGCCTTGTCCTcgtcccctcccgccgccccccatGCTGGGGTAGCCCTCGAGACGCTGGCCCCACCGTGGCAGGGGAGACCCGGGGACGGATCCTCTTCCTTTTGCCCCAAAACGGGGAGTTTTTGCCCCAGCGGGCACTCTCCAGGATTGTCCCCCCCAGCACCATGAGCTTGGAACCCCCCATTCCCGCTACCCAGGGCCGGTGGAGGCAGTGGCACGGGGGCCCCACGGGAGCCTCCGCGCGGCTCCGGACagtgggggctgggggctgcagcagggagcaaaCCTCTCTCCTTGGGAGAGAGACCCCCAAAAATGGCCTTGGGGGACACCAGCCACCCTCCCTGGGGAAAACCAAGGAAATCCCCGCTTTCAGCCCAAAAGCAGCACTGGTGGAGCCCCACCGAATCCTGCCCATGCTCTCCTGCCTCCCCGAAAAGCCGCGGGGGGGCCAAGCCCAGGACCTGGTGCCTGCACCCAGCTCAGCACTGCcgctcccatgggagggacccgGGGGACGCCTGCGCCTTGCCGGTGACAccgggctgtgctgggacagcaCTGGCAGCGGGCCGAGCTGCGAGCATCTCCCTGGGGGGGCCCCTCCCGGCCACGTTTCGGTCCTTGCCTTTCTCTTCCAAAGTCTTGCGCAGGTTCGGGGCCAAACCGGGCACTGGGCATCGCCGGGGGACCCCCTCGCCTCGTCCCTGCTCGCCGATGTGGGATGGCTGGGAGGCGAAaggaatgccaaaaaaaaaagacaaaaaagaaaaaaaaagacaaaaaaaaacaaagcaagccaaCGACCCCTCTGTCCGGCCAGGGCGGCCGCCATCCCCCGGGGCGTGTTTCACCCAGTCTTGGTGGCCAGTCCTGCGGCCAGCGTGCGGCAGCGGGGCTGAGGGGGCCCCGCACCCCCAGGAAGGGTCGGCCCGTGagttgtttcattttcttaccGCGTCCCGCCCTGCGTGGAGGCAGAGTGTAGATGTGGGTGcagtttaaaaccaaaccaaccaccaaaaaaaaggcgaaaacagggaaaaatgagGCAATGTGCTGGCTCGGTGATGCCACCCCCACCGCTGAGCATCTCCCGGGGCTGGGACCCCCAGAAGCACCGTGGAGGCAGCGGGTTGGGTGCAGGTGGCAGCGCCCCGGGGTTGCACCGGGGGTAAGACCCGGGGACGGGGCCTCGCCCTGGCTCCCGGGGCCGAGctgcggggaggcggggggcccCAGGACCGGCCACCCTGAGCTGTGACGAGATGGGCCTGCGCCCCCCGTCAGGCTGGACCCGCAGCAAGATGGCACCCACGGTGAGCTTGCACCCACGGTGAGCTTGCACCCCCATCGTGGCTGCACCCCAAGGCCCGTGCCCacaggagggcagcagcccccagctctgcgTCCCAGGATGGGGCACCTGggctctttttcctttattttcccttttttttttttttttttctttttggtaagtCTGAGACATCCCCCCCAGACACCCTCTGGACGCCGAGGACAAGACGCGTCCCTCCGTCGGCAGCTCCTGGCCGCACTGCAGGGCCAGCGGAGCAAGAGCGAACACGTCCCCAGTGCCCGGCTCTCTGGCCCGACCCGTTTTCTctctttccaaagcaaaaatgGCCCGGTCCTCACGCTTCgccccgtcccactgcggggaGGGCAGGGACCCACCCTTGGGTGCAGGACTGCGCCAGCGTCTGCCCGGCCGGGCACAGTGATGTGTGTCCCCAGGACGGGtgggtgtccccgtccccacgTCGCCgccacctcctgccctgcagcgAGCTGGGGAGCACCTGGCCATGGAGGTAGccaccctgccctcccccccggcttctccttccctttgcctcatcctcatcctcactctcatcctctttttcttttttttttgttttctttttcttttctttttctttttttctttttcttttattgtttctctATCCCTTtatccctttcctttcctttcctttcctttcctttcctttcctttcctttcctttcctttcctttcctttcctttcctttcctttcctttcctttcctttcctttcctttcctttcctttcctttcctttcctttcctttcctttcctttcctttcctttcctttcctttcctttcctttcctttcctttcctttccttttttccattttattgactgttttttcttttcttctttcttttctctcttttttcttttcttttttccttttccttttttcttttcttttattctcttctgctcttccctccttccaTCCTTTCCCCCGCCCTCCACACTACCCCCAGCATGGGTGggatgggtgggtggggaagGCAAAGGGGGAAAAGCCAAATTCCCCCCCCCCAGGGTCTTTGTACAGAGCAACATTTTATAACCGCGGACTTTTGTAAAACAGCGAGCACTTTTTCAGAGCTGAACCTCAACAATAAAGAGCATCAGCGCAGCCCAGCTCGGGGCCGCACACGTGTGTGGCAGGGACACGTGTGTGCGGTGGGAACACGCGTGTGCGGCACGGACACACATGTGCAGCAGGACACGCGtgtgcggggcggggagggcggtgGCCCACAACCTGCAGAAGGCATCAGTCGTGTTTTGCCCTCCCGGCGCTTCCTGTTATTCCTCCAGCAGCATCTCCCGGCCCCGGTGGGGCCCAGCTGCCGGCTGCCGGGTCACCGCCGTGTCACCTCGCTCCCCGGgacccccctcccgccccggggccgtcgggcggggggacgcgggggctCCTTCGCCTTTTGCGAGAGGTCGGGCAGCAGCTGTGCCGCGTCggcgccgggggtggggggggggcgggggcagcccccgcTGCCCACCCGCGTCACGGGCTGAGCCTGCTCGGCGCCATCCAGCTCACTGGCTGTTGGCAGCACCCGCCGCCACGGCCATGGGGTGCCCggtgcccccctgcacccccggcgctgccctgcctgtccccccaAACCGCTGCAGCCAGCCGATGTCCACCCACCCGTCCCTCCCGCCGTCCACCCATCCGTACGTCCttccacccatccacccacccgTCCTTCCAGACGTCCCTCCATCCCTCTATACCTGCACCCATCTTCCCCTCCGTCCCAACACttgtccgtctgtccatccatccacccGTCCACATACTCTATCCCCACCTCCCTTCCCCAACCTCCCCCCATGACCCAAATTTTCCCTCCACCACCTTTTCCACCCCTttttctctgccctccctcctccctcatccCCTCCACAACCCAGGAGGATCACACCAGTGTGTGGGGACAACCGGACCCTCGGGGGTCCCACACCACAGCTCTTCCCCACCTTTCGCCCCTTGGCCGGCTGAAGGCCCTTGAACCTCGGGaaacacaggagagaaaaaaaagcccaaactctCTTCTCCATTTCACccaattttctctctttcagccCCCACCTCATCATTCACAGCCGACGCTCtccctccccagagcccccagcactTGCCACAACCACctgatgctttttcttctctgaacacAGGGAGAATCAGCCCCCCAAGGGGTGTTGGGAGCCAAATTTTGGGTGGGCTGCCCAGGGCTTGGCGTGGTGGGGACACCCCTGAAACAGCCCCCGCTCCGTCGCCCGCTCCGAAAGCCGGCAGCTCTCACCCATTATTTTCTTGGCTATTTCTGAGCCGCAAGGTCTGTCGAAAGCTCCTCTGCGCGGCGAGGAAGCACAGCTTCAGCAAATCCACATTTTCCCAGCACAAATTAGAGCtggacccccctccccaccatggCGCGGGGATGCGGGGTCCCCCCTCCGTTTGCTTTGGGGGGGATGTGTGAAGGCAGCCCAGAGCCGGGCTGTAAACAAGGAGGTCACTTCAAAGGGGACACCCGGGGACATCAGCCCGGCTTAGCACACCGCCAAATTATTTCGGCACCCCCCGggtgggatgctgggggggggatTGAACCTCCTGCTTGGCCATTTGGTAGCTTGAAACAGCAGCTCGGGGCTGGGAGGctccctggggtgcaggggagctggCTCCTgccactgtccccatccccgctGGCCGTGCTTCATCCATCACCCCGTGTctccccgctgcagcccccccacATTTTCGCTCCGACCAAAGGTCCTTGTGTGgaatattctcctttttttccagagCCACATCCTTGCAGCACATGATTTGGGGACACACAGCCGTGCCCCACAGACCCCAGCCAGGCTTGAGTCTGCTGCAGCGAGCCAAAGCATCACTTCTTGGGGGTCGAGGATCCCAAGATTCACCCCAGGGGagcacccccctgctccccgtCCTTCCCAGAGTTTCCCGAGGATGCTCCCAGTTTCAGCAGGGTCCCGctccccatccccctgtcccATGGTCCTGGCTGTCCCCCCTCTATCtcccctcctcatctttcctccACCGCACTGCCGCAGGAAGGCAACACCTTCCTTATCTCCTTCCGACGGGTGGTCCAGGCCCccgctgccccttccctcccccccggCTCCGgccttggtttttttctgaagtgtcgCTGCATTTCCCCCCAGAGACTCCTCAGCTAAACATTTCCCTcctggaagggaaagggaaatctCCAAGAGGCGGATAGAAAGTCGGCGGCTCCCGTCTCCGCTGGCAGCGAGCCCTGCAGCCATTTCCGTGCCGGCCGCCGTGCTGGGGAGGAAACCTCCCTCAGCAGCTCCCCGCCAAAAAACGGGGCCCCCGTCACCCCCTTCAGTGCTGGGTCAtctggggctggtggtgggatggagggagggaaggagagatgaagggatggagggagagagagaggaataaaTAGAGACGGATggttggagggagggaggggagggaggctggtgggat
It contains:
- the LRRC55 gene encoding leucine-rich repeat-containing protein 55, whose translation is MLLGPWLVAAAAAAVAAGAGAGCPVLCTCRGQAVDCSGQRLFSVPPELPLDTGNLSLAHNRIASIPPGYLACYGQLRALDLRNNSLAALPAGLFLGARRLAHLDLSYNNFSSVAADMFLEASGLLRLDLSHNPGLRRVHPQAFRGLAQLRELDLSYGGLSAISLDALEGLPGLVGLRLGGNPWVCGCAMEPFLKWLRGRIQRCASDSQLAECRAPPEVAGAPLLSLTEESFQACHLTLTLDDYLFIAFVGFVVSIASVATNFLLGITANCCHRWSKASEDEDV